One window of the Salvelinus alpinus chromosome 13, SLU_Salpinus.1, whole genome shotgun sequence genome contains the following:
- the LOC139537496 gene encoding AT-rich interactive domain-containing protein 5B-like, with product MEQNAIQWLGAPSCLRGSFAFYKSVSCEALAGAPALVWKLGEFYYVRCGPQEPVCIAEVTLLWEDQAQRHLLASSRLYFLPEDTPKGRTREHGEDEVLAVSKKIVVRVEDLVRWTCPEPPGWKGGSQKSSETNSHHKPTPIITNGPPASLKEKGESARLGVKVLSYPQYCRFRSLQRRIQDGMVLGMQDPHLLALGGIRVAQHNTRVLYCRDTFNHPTLDSNTSVWTQLGCTSLNLKGRPLKRRGRPEGQKAVEPPALNQSESWIERITENVMGSVEMQREGGCLPHPEEQMFLDQLYCYMERCGSPISKVPNLGFKKIDLFVMYSVVKQLGGHERVTSQRLWKKVYNELGGCPGSTSAATCTRRHYERLILPYEEHRNGGGAELKLPASSGPTRVRGMSGRRPLVKGRGAETNQEKIVTPTPPTISPDGVVVVKRGRGRPPGKKNQVKLLVSKASPVVLSPPAKPSLDLVAQPPLQAPSLESLSVLQGLNLANLPLTPDLSPMSAPFLLPKTEREVKMENGDSPAPSPTLSPATFLPAFPRLHTGGSFGGFSPTKGLCTLDLFRSRLGLTSLDTPGLTPQNPASHQPSSLYLQAKTGSPNTTLLNGNQPHPQSHHQSHHQCWGCGLDEEAQRGGSSSTREVRSSRPSLPPLRVLPLDLDCSLQVRQLMRTRLGSAQLHSFTKRLSEVLAQDLSSKPHLPVTPPPEQALPLNLSKCYTTKRSAFDETDYRMSSGDQDNGDSTLPLAKSRRVESCDEAEDLSSPSRARAFLLELPQHITTTTSPDTSTTPTQLFLTKSGEAWGDTLLENQGRTSDSEPAIQVKVEEDLRESSLVEPEEDCSVRTKQAKVEERETVKMDREEEKREEVETVIIEDGVQTQSEKDEMEGRKLERIEKQCNTIKMGDGISERVKGTEDSLAHSASDSGGQQVPMDDEEMECDIGASIKGLPSPILPPTQAQPSCLNTCTQPQLHITDS from the exons TGGTTAGGTGCTCCCTCCTGCCTGCGTGGATCCTTTGCCTTCTATAAGTCAGTGAGCTGTGAGGCCTTGGCTGGGGCCCCTGCACTGGTCTGGAAACTGGGGGAGTTCTACTATGTCCGCTGTGGCCCCCAAGAACCTGTGTGCATTGCTGAG GTGACTTTACTGTGGGAGGACCAGGCCCAACGCCATCTACTGGCCAGCTCCAGACTTTACTTCCTCCCTGAGGATACTCCCAAGGGCAGGACCAGAGAGCATGGAGAG gaTGAGGTGTTGGCCGTCTCTAAGAAGATAGTGGTGCGGGTGGAGGATCTGGTGAGGTGGACCTGTCCTGAACCTCCAGGATGGAAAGGAGGAAGCCAGAAGTCCAGCGAGACTAACAGTCATCACAAACCTACCCCCATCATTACCAATGGACCCCCAGCATCACTCAAAGAGAAGGGTGAGAGTGCGCGTCTGGGAGTCAAGGTGCTCAGCTACCCCCAGTACTGCCGCTTCCGCTCCCTGCAGAGACGCATTCAGGACGGGATGGTGTTGGGGATGCAGGATCCCCATCTGCTGGCCCTGGGGGGGATCAGGGTGGCCCAACACAACACCCGGGTCCTCTACTGCAGGGACACCTTCAACCACCCCACCCTGGATAGCAACACCAGTGTCTGGACACAGCTGG GATGCACCTCCCTCAACTTGAAGGGGCGACCCCTCAAGAGAAGAGGAAGGCCAGAAGGCCAGAAAGCTGTGGAGCCACCAGCCCTCAACCAATCAGAGTCCTGGATAGAAAGAATAACG GAAAATGTGATGGGCAGTGTGGAGATGCAACGAGAGGGGGGCTGTCTCCCCCACCCTGAGGAGCAGATGTTCCTGGATCAACTCTACTGCTACATGGAGCGCTGCGGCTCACCCATCAGCAAGGTGCCCAACCTCGGCTTCAAGAAGA TTGACTTGTTTGTCATGTACTCTGTAGTCAAACAGTTGGGGGGCCATGAGAGG GTGACGTCCCAGCGTCTGTGGAAGAAAGTGTATAATGAACTAGGAGGATGCCCGGGCAGCACCAGCGCTGCCACCTGCACCAGGAGGCACTATGAGAG GCTGATTCTTCCTTACGAGGAGCACAGAAACGGAGGTGGTGCAGAACTAAAACTCCCAGCATCCTCTGGGCCTACCCGGGTTAGGGGGATGAGTGGGAGGAGACCgctggtgaaggggagaggagcagagaccAACCAGGAGAAGATTGTAACCCCTACCCCTCCA ACTATTTCTCCAGACGGTGTGGTGGTAGTGAAGAGAGGCCGTGGTAGACCTCCAGGCAAAAAGAACCAGGTCAAACTCCTAGTCTCCAAGGCCAGTCCAGTGGTACTGTCTCCCCCAGCTAAACCTAGCCTGGACCTTGTGGCCCAGCCCCCTCTCCAGGCCCCCTCTCTCGAGTCCCTGTCTGTGCTCCAGGGACTAAACCTGGCCAACCTGCCACTAACCCCAGACCTGTCTCCCATGTCTGCCCCCTTCCTCCTGCCCAAAACCGAAAGGGAGGTAAAGATGGAGAACGGGGATTCTCCAGCACCATCACCCACTCTGTCTCCTGCCACTTTCTTGCCTGCTTTCCCCAGGCTCCACACAGGGGGGTCCTTCGGAGGGTTCAGCCCCACTAAAGGCCTCTGTACCCTTGATCTCTTTAGGAGCCGACTGGGCCTCACTAGCCTGGACACCCCTGGTCTAACCCCCCAGAACCCTGCCtcccaccagccctccagcctTTACCTCCAGGCCAAGACAGGGAGCCCAAACACCACCCTTCTCAATGGGAACCAGCCCCACCCCCAGTCTCACCATCAGTCCCACCACCAGTGCTGGGGGTGCGGGCTGGATGAGGAAGCCCAGAGGGGGGGTAGCAGCAGCACCAGGGAGGTCCGTAGCAGTAGACCTTCCCTGCCCCCTCTCCGGGTCCTCCCCCTGGACCTGGACTGCAGCCTGCAGGTGCGCCAGCTGATGCGTACGCGGTTGGGCTCGGCCCAGCTCCACTCTTTCACCAAGCGGCTGTCGGAGGTCTTAGCCCAGGACCTGAGTAGCAAGCCACATCTGCCTGTCACCCCTCCCCCAGAGCAGGCCCTGCCCCTCAACCTCAGCAAGTGCTACACCACCAAAAGATCTGCCTTTGATGAAACTGACTACAGGATGTCTTCAGGGGATCAGGATAATGGTGACTCCACACTCCCCTTAGCTAAAAGTCGTAGAGTGGAGTCGTGTGATGAGGCTGAGGACTTGAGCTCACCCAGCAGGGCCAGGGCTTTCCTCCTGGAGCTGCCCCagcacatcacaaccaccaccagcccagacacctctactacacctacCCAGCTTTTCCTCACCAAGTCTGGGGAGGCCTGGGGAGACACCCTCCTGGAAAACCAGGGCAGGACGTCTGACTCTGAGCCAGCAATCCAGGTGAAGGTGGAAGAGGACCTGAGGGAGAGCAGCTTGGTGGAGCCTGAGGAAGACTGCTCTGTAAGGACAAAGCAGGcgaaagtggaagagagagaaactGTAAAGATGGATAgggaagaagagaagagggaggaggttgAAACCGTTATCATTGAGGATGGTGTACAAACGCAATCAGAGAAAGAtgagatggaggggaggaaaCTAGAGAGGATAGAAAAACAGTGTAATACCATAAAGATGGGCGACGGCATATCAGAGAGGGTGAAGGGGACTGAGGATTCCTTAGCCCACTCTGCCAGTGACTCTGGGGGCCAGCAAGTGCCAATGGATGATGAGGAGATGGAATGTGATATTGGGGCATCTATCAAAGGGCTGCCCAGTCCTATCCTACCCCCAACCCAGGCCCAGCCAAGCTGCCTGAACACCTGCACACAACCTCAACTGCACATAACAGACTCATGA